The following proteins are co-located in the Hemitrygon akajei chromosome 25, sHemAka1.3, whole genome shotgun sequence genome:
- the LOC140716238 gene encoding probable G-protein coupled receptor 139, whose translation MSDFLKVGSRDYPIDSRRIGRRFSYKMHGRISGPVYAVYYPVLAAVGVPVNVLAIVILSRGKCGLSRCITRYLVSMAVTDLLVVISAVIFNRIIGIYFPISFMSLTPACTLSTVIIYAVTESSVWLTVAFTFDRFVAISCPKLKTNYCTERRAAVVIGTICVLSCLKSVPWYFIYEPLYTINNVPWFCNIVSSYYTSVAWTIYDWFARILNPGLPFVFIFLLNGLTVRHILVANKARGRLRASSNGKNESDPETESRRKSIILLFAISGSFILLWMTYVVNFLYVQISNEPYFSGSNFNDPRFIRQESGNMLQLLSCCTNTCIYVATQRKFREELKSAAKYIGSQITALVK comes from the exons ATGAGCGACTTCTTGAAAGTTGGAAGCAGAGACTACCCGATCGACTCTCGTAGGATCGGCCGTCGCTTCTCATACAAGATGCACGGCCGAATAAGCGGTCCCGTTTATGCTgtttactaccctgtactcgcAGCTGTTGGAGTTCCAG TGAATGtattggcgattgtgatcctgtcccgaggaaagtgcggtctctccagatgCATCACGCGGTACTTGGTGTCCATGGCGGTGACGGATCTGCTGGTCGTTATCTCCGCTGTCATATTTAATCGGATTATTGGCATTTATtttccaattagttttatgtCCTTGACTCCGGCTTGTACTCTGAGCACGGTGATAATTTATGCAGTGACCGAGAGTTCGGTCTGGTTAacggtcgctttcacctttgaccgattcGTGGCGATTTCTTGCCCAAAGTTGAAAACAAACTATTGTACCGAGAGGAGAGCGGCCGTGGTTATCGGGACAATCTGTGTGTTGAGCTGTTTGAAAAGTGTTCCCTGGTACTTTATCTATGAACCGCTGTATACAATTAACAACGTGCCGTGGTTTTGTAACATAGTATCCAGTTACTACACATCAGTAGCGTGGACAATATATGATTGGTTTGCGCGCATTTTAAACCCAGGGCTCCCGTTTGTCTTTATTTTCCTGCTGAATGGTCTGACCGTCAGACACATTCTAGTGGCCAATAAGGCTCGCGGGAGGCTTCGGGCGAGCTCCAATGGAAAGAATGAGAGCGACCCAGAGACTGAGAGCCGGAGGAAGTCCATTATTTTACTCTTTGCTATCTCCGGTAGTTTTATCCTCTTGTGGATGACGTATGTAGTGAATTTTCTTTATGTGCAAATTTCAAATGAACCATATTTCAGTGGTTCCAATTTCAATGACCCCAGGTTCATTCGCCAGGAAAGTGGAAACATGCTTcagctgctgagctgctgcaccaacacctgcatttatgtggcgacccaaagGAAGTTCAGAGAGGAATTAAAGTCTGCGGCAAAATACATTGGGAGTCAAATTACAGCATTGGTAAAATAA